GGCGATGGCGCCGGAGGATATAGACGTGTCTGACCTTGATCTGGCCGATTGCGAAGAGTGGGATGAGCTTGACTGGGAGCGGGCTGATCGCAGCGGGTTTTTGGAGCGCAGCGGTTTTTATGACGAGGAAGAGGGTGAGCAGGCCGTGGAGAAAGAGGTGGTGAGAACTGTGTGAACTTTGGGGAGGGGAATGAGGAGTCTTTATTGATGCCCTCAGGCGCCGGGCGCGGGCATCCGCCCGCTTGGCTATCGCGCCAATAAGGCGCGGCGCGCAGTCGCGCTTGCCTCCGCTTCGCGTCGGTCCGGTGCCTAACTTGAGGTGACACACTGATCTCCTCTCCCCTTGAGGGAGAGGACAGTGAAGCTTGCGGCCCTGGGCTTGTCCAGGGGCGCTAGCGAAACTTGGAGAGGGGTGGGCGGGGATTTTTTATTGAACCTCAGGCGCCGGGCGGGCACATCCGTGCCCTTGGCTACGCGCCATAAGGCGCGGCGGCCAGTCGGCCTTGCCTCGCTGCGCTCGGACGATGCTCTGTGACGTTGCGTAGAAGGTCGCGCTGATCCGACGCGAAGCGGAGGCAAGCGCGACCGCGCGCCCGAGCTTATGCGAGGATAGCCAAGCGGGCGGATGCCCGCGCCCGGCGCTTGAGGTTTAATAAACAAGAAAGCTCCATTTTACTCGCCAACAGTGATTCTTCTCGCTTCACCACTTGCCGAGTGCGGTCTTGCATCCTTATGTGGAACGAAACGAATCTAGGATGGAAATATGACCGAAATACATCGTACCAAAATGCTGATCCTGGGCTCTGGCCCTGCTGGCCTGAGCGCTGCCATTTATGGCGCACGCGCTGGGTTGGAGCCAATTGTTGTCCAGGGGCTGCAGCCGGGGGGACAGTTGACGATTACGACTGATGTCGAAAACTATCCCGGTTTCCGCGATGTTGTGCAGGGTCCATGGCTGATGGAAGAAATGCAGGCGCAGGCGGACAAAGTCGGCACACGTACCATGTTTGACACAATTGTTGATGTTGATATCTCGCAGCGCCCGTTCCGTATGACGGGTGATGGCGGGACGGTCTATGAAGGGGATACGCTGGTTATTGCCACGGGTGCGCAGGCCAAATGGCTGGGCGTGGAAGGTGAGCAGGAGCTTGGCGGCAAAGGCGTATCGGCTTGTGCAACCTGTGACGGGTTTTTCTATCGCGGCAAGAAAGTGGTCGTCATTGGCGGCGGCAATACGGCGGTTGAAGAAGCTCTCTACATGACCAATCACAGCGATGACGTGACGTTGATCCATCGCCGGGACAGCCTGCGCGCGGAGAAGATTTTGCAGGACCGGCTATTTACCAATCCGAAAATCACCGTTTTGTGGAACAAGACAGTGGAGAAATTCGTTGGCGGCGGTGATCCTGAAGGTCTGGTTGGTGTGGACTTGGTCGACACGCAGACCGGCGAGAAAAGCCACTTGCCAACCGATGGCGCTTTTGTTGCTATTGGCCATGCGCCAGCCACCGAGATTTTCAAGGATCATCTCGATTTGATCGATGGCGGCTATATTGAAGTAAAACCCGGTACGCCAAAAACAAAGATTCCCGGCCTGTTTGCCTGCGGTGACGTCATGGATCATGTCTATCGCCAAGCGGTGACGGCGGCAGGGACCGGTTGCATGGCGGCTCTGGATGCGGAGCGTTTTCTGGCGTCGGAAGAGTTTGAACTGCTCGCAGCCGAATAGTCAGGCGTTTTTCAAGGCCTCCAGAAGGTGGTTCTCCAGCCATCTTCTGGAGGTTTCATCCGCAAAGCTGTGAGACGCGCTGTCCAGCTTTTCGATCACAATATGCGACGAAGATCGCGCGCCGGCAAAATCTTTGCTTTCCCATGCCGCGACGAAAGCCCGGGCGGTGGTATCACGACTGGCCAGCAATATTTGGGTAGGTTTTTTCAGTCGAGCAAGGCTTTCGCTTAGTCGGATGGCGAGGCCTTTATTGTCTTGTTTTTGAGTCGCTTGCCGCAGCCCCTTGGCAAGTTTTCTCAAGTCTATCTTTCCGGTGATCAGATCGATTATCGATTGGGGGTTTTTCAATCGGGCCCAATAGCGGGACCGTATCGCCGATGGCGGCGGAGCAGCAGGGCTTTCGGCCGATCCACCATTGTCTTCGATAACCCACGGGTTGGCGAGGATCAATTGATCAACGGCGATCCGGTGATTGAACAATGCCAATGCGGTTGCGGCATCGCAGTTACCGAAAGCAACAATCTTGGTCAGACCGGGGTGTAATGTGCGGAAATATTCGGTCGCCGCCGCAATGTCGGCGCATGATTCCAAAAAGCCCTGATTGATTCCGCTGCTATCTCCAATGCCCCGGCGATCATAGCGAAAGACGGGAAAGCCCTGATCCGCAATATGGTTTGCCAGCCGGGCCATACCAGCATGGGCGCCAGCTTTGACTTCATTGCCGCCGCTGACGATGAGTAAACCGATCGGTTTTGTGCCTTGGTCCAGCGTACCAGCCAGCAAGGCATCCTCGCATGAAAACTGATGAAAAGACCGGGTCATGCTGACATCCACGAGGTCAGATCTGTTGCTATGGCGCCGGATAGCAACAGATCATCACCTGGCTCAGCGCGCAACCACAAGGCCGAACCTGAGAGGCGGATATCTGCGGCCTTGGTGTCATTTTCCAGTTGTGCCGTCCGCACTGCGCTGGATGACGGAGGCAGGGCGTTTTCCAAGTCTGAGAAGAGGGCAGTGCCGATAGTGTTACCCGCCAGATTGACTTGGCTTTCTGCCGCCTCGGTGGTCAGCTGTGCCATAGTGGTGGCCATCCCTGCTTCTTTGTCGGACGCTATCCGGGTGCGCATCATGGTTCGCAGGAGCGTCAGGCCTTTGACGGGCGATAACCGCCATTTTGCCACGTTGTCGGTAAAGTCGTCGACCAAACATCCACCACGAAAAGAGGCAATCTTATATGGTTCGGCCAATGTCTTGGAACAAGCATTCAGGGCGTTCCGCCAGATTGCCAAACTGGTCTGATCTTGCGGGAAAACGCTTTCATTCGTACCGGGCAAGTCAGGCAAGATACTGCCAATGGCCCGTTCGTCGAGCAGGCGCATTACATCGACCAGCATGCGCCGCATCCGATTCATTTCATCGAAAAGCGGCGGAATGATCAATATGGTTTTGGAGTGAACGGCGCCCGCTCGCAGGCAAAGCTCATCATTTCCGTTAAACTGGTAACTCGAATATTCGAGCGATAAACTCACTCAGCTGCTTTCATCTCGGTAAAAGCGACCAGATTGCCGAAAGTTTCGAACAGCTCGCCATCAACCTCGTCATCCTCGATCATGATATCAAGGCGATCTTCCAGCTCGGTAAGAAGCCCTGCAACAGCCATGCTGTCCAGTTCCGGTAGAGCACCAAAAAGCTCGGTTTCTGCTTTAAAAGCAGCAACCTGGGCCTCGTCCAGGCCCAATATGTCCTGCATGACTGCGCGGACAGCAGCTTCTGGCGTCAATTCGGTATTTTCCGACATCAATAAACCCCCGACTCCGGATAACCGCGCTTCCCTAAAGGGATCAGCGCTTTCCCACAAGAGCTGACATCTGGTAACGCAGGATAGGCAGCCACGATAGCGGGTTATTGGGCCAATACATGGTGAGACGATAGCGGGTACGGACATCTTCCATCCATTCGCGTTTGTAAGGATCATTGCCGGTGCCAAAATCGATCAAATTTACGCGATCAACATCAATGACATGTTGAAACATGGCAGCTGAAAGCAAAGTACCGGGTGATGATTTGGTCGCATCGGCAACATGCGCAAGCTTGTGAATCAGGGCTTCGCCATTTTCGACCGTCCAAAACTGCGCCGCAACGGGTTGGCCGTCGATATAGGCAAGGCCAAGCCGCAAACATCCAGCCGCCGCTTCCTGTTTGGCGATACTTTTCAGGAAGTCGGGGCTACCTTCCTCGGGTTTCCAGCTTTTGCTGTATACGTCGCAATAATCTGCCCAATGTTCTTCAGAAAACTCGGTTTCAACGCGAATGGAAACGATATTCTTTTTGGCTTTCCGGCGCACCGTGCTGCGCAGCTGGCCCGGCCGCTCCGCCCAATATTGGTCAAATGTGCGGCCGTTCACGACAAGGATATGATTATCATCCGCCTTGGATTTGAAAACCACCCAACCAGCTTGTTCAAAGGCGCGTTCGGTCAAACTGGCTACGCTATCTTCTTCTGGAACGGGCGCAATTTCAATATGATGTGAGAAGGATCTGAGCATTTTTGCGACACTTGCAAGCAACGCCAGCTTGTTGACTTCATCAAGTGCACCGACGAAAATCGGCCGATAGGTAAAATTATACCAATTTGCGAGAGCAGTGTAGTTCCCGAACCGCTTTTTCATCAGGAACATCCAGGCTTGCGCATCTTTTTCGGTGCTACGAACGATCAACGGCTGATTGTCGGATAAGCATAGCTCATGCAGTTGTTTCAGCCAGTCCATACGGTCGAACAGCGACTTTTGACCGCTACGGCCAAGCATTTCACCAGCTTCGGCTTGCGCAGACTGGAAATTATCGTGATATTCACTGTTCATAGCTATCGTTATATCTGTCACAATTTTCTACTTTTTCCCATAGGCGCAAGCATTTGACTACTGAACACACAGATCACGCGTTCCCATTGGACCGACTTGCCGTTGGAAAAGATCCCGACGCCATGGCGTTGGTCACGCGTACGGGCTCTCTTAGCTACAAGATGTTAAATCATCGTGTGGGCCTGTTGGCGCGTTGGCTGTTGGATCAAGATTTTGAAAAAGGTGACCGAGTGGCGACATGGCTGCCGAAGACGGAATTGGCCTGTATCATGCCGCTTGCCGCTGTTCGTGCCGGGCTAGTGCATGTTCCTGTTAATCCGATCCTGAAGCCAGCCCAAGTGAAACATATCATCGCAGATAGCGGGGCTAAACTGCTGATAACCAATGCGGGTCGGATAAGGTCTTTGATTGACATGCCCGTCGACAAGAGTTGCATTGTTTGGGATGATAGTGCGGTTTCAAGTGATACGGACGATATCACTGATCCGGTAGGTGCTGGCGAGATCTCGGACGATATCGAGGCATTAGCGGCCATATTATATACCAGCGGATCAACCGGGCGACCGAAAGGCGTCATGTTGACCAATACTAATCTCAGCCTTGGTGCCGTTAGTGTCGCTCAATATTTGAAGCTGAAACCGGATGACCACACGTTATGCGTTTTGCCGCTGAGTTTCGACTATGGCCAGAATCAATTGCTTTCGACCTGGTTCGCCGGTGGTTGTGCCTATCCACTGGATTATCTGACACCACGGGATGTCATCAAAGCGTGCGCACGCGAAGCTATTACAACATTGGCTGCTGTCCCGCCGCTTTGGGTGCAATTGGTGGATCAGGATTGGTCTGACGATGCTGTTAGATCTATGCGACGGCTAACCAATAGCGGTGGTGCCTTGACGCCAACGCTGGTGAAGCAGCTACGGGAAATTTTCGGGGGAAAAACTGATATCTACGCGATGTATGGCCTGACAGAGGCTTTTCGATCGACCTATCTGGATCCTGCGCTGATTGACGACAATCCAACCAGCATGGGAACCGCTATACCCTTTGCCGAAATCATGGTGGTCGGTGCGGGTGGCGAAATAGCAGCGGTTGGACAAGAAGGAGAGCTCGTCCATGCCGGGCCGCTTGTCGCACAAGGATATTGGCAGGACGAAACCCGTACTGCCGAACGGTTCAAGCCCGCTCCAGCAGCGTCCCATTATGGCGGAACGGCAGTATGGTCGGGTGATACGGTGCGGCGGGAAAGCGATGGACTGCTCTATTTTGTGGGGCGGACCGACAATATGATCAAAAGCTCCGGTAACCGGATCAGTCCGACAGAGGTTGAAGAAGTGGCCGTTGAATCAGGACTTGTTGCCGAAGCCGTCGCGGTTGGTGTTCCGGACGAACGGTTGGGACATGCGATTTGTCTTTATGTTCGGCCCGCTACGTGGGAAGAAACCGGCGTCTTGGAAAAAGATTTGGGCACCTATTTGAAACGGAATTTACCGAATTTTATGCACCCGCGCGATATTGTTGTGATGCAGGAATTTCCCAAAAACCCGAACGGCAAATTGGATCGTAACGCATTGGCAAAGGCTGGGAATATATGAGCAAGGTTAAGCCCATCGGCCCGATTCCCGACGGCTATGAAGGCCGCGATGGAGAGCTTGTTGTTGGCGGTTTGTCAGCCAGCGAGCTGGTCGCTCGACACGGATCGCCACTTTTTGTCTACTCGAAAGGCCTTTTGACGAAGCGGATCGACGCTTTGCGCGCAAACATGCCGGAACAATTGCATATTCATTATGCGATGAAGGCCAATCCCTTTGGGCCTTTGCTTTCGCATATGATTGGCCTTGTCGATGGCATCGACATTGCTTCGGGTGGTGAATTGAAAATGGCTTTGGAGGCGGGCGCAGATGCGGGCCATATTAGTTTTGCTGGCCCCGGTAAGCGGGATGATGAACTGCGACAGGCCATAAAGGCTGGCGTGACGATCAACATCGAATCACCCAGCGAATGCGATCGGGCGCTGGATATCGGATCGCGAGAGGGGATCAAACCACGTCTTGCGGTTCGCGTTAATCCGGATTTCGATCTGAAGGGCTCTGGTATGAAAATGGGTGGTGGCGCCAAGCCATTTGGCATGGACACTGATCTGGTGGCGCCCACCGTGCAGAAGATAATCGCGGCGAATGCCCATTGGCGGGGCTTTCATATTTTTGCTGGTTCGCAAGCTCTGAAAGCTGATGCCATTATCGAAACCCAGGCACAAACTATCGCGTTGGCTGCACGACTTGCGGAGGAAATTGGCCATAGTCCGGAACATGTCAATTTGGGCGGCGGCTTTGGCATAGCCTATTTCCCCGGCGATCAGCCTTTGGATATCAAGGAAATCGGAACCGCCCTGAAGCATCAGTTATCTAAGCTGCCTGCGATTTTATCGCATACGCAATTCGCATTGGAACTTGGCCGCTATCTTGTAGGAGAGGCGGGGATCTATCTCACTCGGATTGTCGACCGGAAGCAGAGCCAGGGTGAAACGTTCCTGGTCACCGATGGCGGCCTGCATCATCAACTTGCCGCGAGCGGGAATTTCGGAACGGTGATCCGTCGGAACTATCCAGTGGCAATTGCCAATCGCTACGGTAAACCGGCGGAAGAGGTTGTATCCATTGTCGGTTGCCTCTGTACCCCGCTCGATCTGTTGAGCGATCGTGCGGAAATGCCGGCTGCACAAGTTGGTGATATTGTCGCGATATTTTGTGCCGGCGCTTATGGTGCAACGGCTAGTCCGGCAAACTTTCTAGGGCAGGGGGCTGCTGACGAACTCCTGGTTGATTAGAGCAGCGGGACTCTACAGTCCCGGCAAAACTGCGAAATATTAACCCTAATTTCTGTCAATCCTAACGCTATCTTCACTATTTTCTCGCATAGCCTTCGCAAGACTAAGCGTGATTGGCCGATTTCCGTGCGGAATCGGTGGATCGGCAATTGCTGTTTGCGAGGATATGAAAATGACTGCTGCGTTCAAAAAGAAGAAGCTACCGAAATATCTAATGGGTGCCGGTTTGGCTTCCCTGGCGGTTGCCGGATGTTCGTCTACCTCTTCTGGCCCTCAGTTACCGCCTGCATCTTTTGTGTCGATGCAGGAAGGACCGGGCGAGGAATATGTTATTGGGCCTCTGGATGAGCTGACCATCTTCGTTTGGCGGAACCCTGAATTGGGTGCCAAAGTTCAGGTGCGTCCGGATGGTCGAATCACGACACCTCTGATCACTGACATGCCTGCTGTCGGCAAAACGCCTGCTATGTTGGCTGAAGACCTGAAACTGCAGCTGTCGGAATATATTAACGAGCCAATTGTTTCGGTCATTGTGAACAATTTCTCCGGTACATTCTCGCAGCAAATCCGTGTTGTTGGTGCGACCGAAAAACCGGCTTCGATACCATATCGTGCCAATATGACCCTGCTCGATGCGATGATTGCCGTTGGCGGTCTATCCGAATTTGCATCCGGCAATAAAGCACGCCTGGTTCGCTATAATCGCGGAACCGGAAAGCAGCAGGAATATGCTCTGCGTATCGCCGATTTGCTCGATCGCGGACAGACAAAAGCCAATGTCATGCTGCGTCCCGGCGATGTGATCATCATCCCCAAGAGCATGTTTTAATCCGCCTCGAAGCAGAACCTATAGGGATCGAAAAGACCAATGAACGGCCTTTATGATGAAATAAGAATTGCGTTGCACAGCGTCTGGAACAGACGTTGGCTGGCATTGGCTGTCGCCTGGGGTATTTGTCTTTTGGGCTGGCTGGTCGTGGCGCTGATTCCGAACAGCTATGAATCCAAGGCTCGTGTATTTGTCGAGATGCAATCGATCCTGTCTGACAAGGTCGGTATCGAATCCCGCGATCGTAAGAGGAATATGGACCGGGTTCAGGAGACTCTGGCATCTACCATCAATCTCGAAAAGGTTGTGCGCGGCACGGATCTAAACCTTTCAGTTGCGAGTGATCGTGAGCTGGCTGGCAAAGTTGAGATGCTGCGCAAGAATATCGAGATCAAGTCTGAGAAGGACAATCTCTTCGAAATCACCGCGACAGCTTCGGCAGGCAACTTGTCAGATGCCGAGAACGCCATTCTATCACGTGAAATCGTCCAGAAGATGATCGATATTTTCGTCGAAGAAAACCTCTCCGGAGATCGTGACGAGACAACGCAGACGCTGAAATTTCTGGATGCACAGCTCTCCACTCGGGAAAAAGCTTTGCAGGAAGCCGAACAAAAAAGGGTGCAGTTCGAAACTGAAAATCTTGGCCTTTTGCCAGGCGTAGGATCCGTCAGCCAGCGTATTGAAGCATCTCGTGCTGAGCTCAGACAGATCGAATCGCAACTGGCTTCGGCTGCCAGTTCACTGGCTGCTTTAAACGGTCAACTATCCGGGACGCCGCCGACAATTGCGACACCGGGTTTTGGGGGAGCGAGTTCTGGCGGAGGAGCACGCGGCCAACTCGCACAAGTGCAAGGTCGATTGGCTTCAGCTCGAGCGCGAGGATGGACAGACAGTCATCCGGACATCGTTGCAATGAAAAGTGAAATCGCTGCCTTGCGCAGTCAGATCGCGTCTCAGCCCAAAGGATCTGGTTCTTCAGGTTATCGAACCCCTAATCCAGCCTATAGCTCGCTCCAGAGCATGAGAGCCGAGCGCCAGGCATCGGTTGCAGCGTTGCAGGCGCGGAAAAATGCGATTCAAGCAGATTTAACACAACTTGCTTCGAAGCAGTCGCTTGAGCCGGGCATCGCTGCGGAAATGGCCCGGATTAACCGCGATTACGATGTGTTGAAAAACCAATATGACAAGTTGCTGCAAGATCGTGAACAAATCAAATTACGCGGCCAGGTGGAATCTGAAACGGACTCGGTAAAATTCAAAGTCATCGATCCGCCATCCAGCCCAAGGTCACCAGCGGCACCAAATCGACCTTTATTGCTTGCCATGGTGCTGTTTGTTGGTCTTGGCGGCGGCGTGGGAGCGGCATTTGCCATGGGGCAATTGCAGACCAGCTATCCAACGTCTGCGCGGCTTGAAAAGGCAAGTGGATTGCCGGTCATCGGATCGGTTTCGCAAATAGTGACCAGCAGCCAGAGGGCGATAAGGCAAAAGAAAATGCGGCTATTTTACAGCGCAAGCGGTGCGCTGGTGGGTGTCTTTGCACTGTTGATGGTCGTCGAATTTATCCAGCGCGGCATGGTGGCCTGAGGAAAGACAATGAACAAATATAATCCTCTTAGCAAATCCAGTTCACTACTTGAACGCGCGGCGCAAGTTTATGACTATATGCCAGCGAAGACTGGTGGTCCGGTAAAGGATATTGGGCCAGAATTGCTGCCACCTGAATCTGATGCCCGGCAAGTTGTGCCGTCTAAGTCTCAACGTGCTCCCGCTTATGATGGCCCACGCGTTATCGTCGATCGGGAAAAGCTGCTGGAAGCAGGGTTTGTCGTTCCTGATGGCCCTGTGACTGGCATTTCAGAAGAATTTCGTATCATTAAGCGTCAGTTGCTCATGGCTGCCAAAGGCACT
This DNA window, taken from Parasphingorhabdus litoris DSM 22379, encodes the following:
- a CDS encoding GNAT family N-acetyltransferase; translation: MNSEYHDNFQSAQAEAGEMLGRSGQKSLFDRMDWLKQLHELCLSDNQPLIVRSTEKDAQAWMFLMKKRFGNYTALANWYNFTYRPIFVGALDEVNKLALLASVAKMLRSFSHHIEIAPVPEEDSVASLTERAFEQAGWVVFKSKADDNHILVVNGRTFDQYWAERPGQLRSTVRRKAKKNIVSIRVETEFSEEHWADYCDVYSKSWKPEEGSPDFLKSIAKQEAAAGCLRLGLAYIDGQPVAAQFWTVENGEALIHKLAHVADATKSSPGTLLSAAMFQHVIDVDRVNLIDFGTGNDPYKREWMEDVRTRYRLTMYWPNNPLSWLPILRYQMSALVGKR
- a CDS encoding XrtA/PEP-CTERM system exopolysaccharide export protein, which produces MTAAFKKKKLPKYLMGAGLASLAVAGCSSTSSGPQLPPASFVSMQEGPGEEYVIGPLDELTIFVWRNPELGAKVQVRPDGRITTPLITDMPAVGKTPAMLAEDLKLQLSEYINEPIVSVIVNNFSGTFSQQIRVVGATEKPASIPYRANMTLLDAMIAVGGLSEFASGNKARLVRYNRGTGKQQEYALRIADLLDRGQTKANVMLRPGDVIIIPKSMF
- a CDS encoding hydrolase 1, exosortase A system-associated translates to MTRSFHQFSCEDALLAGTLDQGTKPIGLLIVSGGNEVKAGAHAGMARLANHIADQGFPVFRYDRRGIGDSSGINQGFLESCADIAAATEYFRTLHPGLTKIVAFGNCDAATALALFNHRIAVDQLILANPWVIEDNGGSAESPAAPPPSAIRSRYWARLKNPQSIIDLITGKIDLRKLAKGLRQATQKQDNKGLAIRLSESLARLKKPTQILLASRDTTARAFVAAWESKDFAGARSSSHIVIEKLDSASHSFADETSRRWLENHLLEALKNA
- a CDS encoding acyl carrier protein; amino-acid sequence: MSENTELTPEAAVRAVMQDILGLDEAQVAAFKAETELFGALPELDSMAVAGLLTELEDRLDIMIEDDEVDGELFETFGNLVAFTEMKAAE
- a CDS encoding acyl-CoA ligase (AMP-forming), exosortase A system-associated codes for the protein MALVTRTGSLSYKMLNHRVGLLARWLLDQDFEKGDRVATWLPKTELACIMPLAAVRAGLVHVPVNPILKPAQVKHIIADSGAKLLITNAGRIRSLIDMPVDKSCIVWDDSAVSSDTDDITDPVGAGEISDDIEALAAILYTSGSTGRPKGVMLTNTNLSLGAVSVAQYLKLKPDDHTLCVLPLSFDYGQNQLLSTWFAGGCAYPLDYLTPRDVIKACAREAITTLAAVPPLWVQLVDQDWSDDAVRSMRRLTNSGGALTPTLVKQLREIFGGKTDIYAMYGLTEAFRSTYLDPALIDDNPTSMGTAIPFAEIMVVGAGGEIAAVGQEGELVHAGPLVAQGYWQDETRTAERFKPAPAASHYGGTAVWSGDTVRRESDGLLYFVGRTDNMIKSSGNRISPTEVEEVAVESGLVAEAVAVGVPDERLGHAICLYVRPATWEETGVLEKDLGTYLKRNLPNFMHPRDIVVMQEFPKNPNGKLDRNALAKAGNI
- the trxB gene encoding thioredoxin-disulfide reductase, encoding MTEIHRTKMLILGSGPAGLSAAIYGARAGLEPIVVQGLQPGGQLTITTDVENYPGFRDVVQGPWLMEEMQAQADKVGTRTMFDTIVDVDISQRPFRMTGDGGTVYEGDTLVIATGAQAKWLGVEGEQELGGKGVSACATCDGFFYRGKKVVVIGGGNTAVEEALYMTNHSDDVTLIHRRDSLRAEKILQDRLFTNPKITVLWNKTVEKFVGGGDPEGLVGVDLVDTQTGEKSHLPTDGAFVAIGHAPATEIFKDHLDLIDGGYIEVKPGTPKTKIPGLFACGDVMDHVYRQAVTAAGTGCMAALDAERFLASEEFELLAAE
- a CDS encoding pyridoxal-dependent decarboxylase, exosortase A system-associated, whose product is MSKVKPIGPIPDGYEGRDGELVVGGLSASELVARHGSPLFVYSKGLLTKRIDALRANMPEQLHIHYAMKANPFGPLLSHMIGLVDGIDIASGGELKMALEAGADAGHISFAGPGKRDDELRQAIKAGVTINIESPSECDRALDIGSREGIKPRLAVRVNPDFDLKGSGMKMGGGAKPFGMDTDLVAPTVQKIIAANAHWRGFHIFAGSQALKADAIIETQAQTIALAARLAEEIGHSPEHVNLGGGFGIAYFPGDQPLDIKEIGTALKHQLSKLPAILSHTQFALELGRYLVGEAGIYLTRIVDRKQSQGETFLVTDGGLHHQLAASGNFGTVIRRNYPVAIANRYGKPAEEVVSIVGCLCTPLDLLSDRAEMPAAQVGDIVAIFCAGAYGATASPANFLGQGAADELLVD
- a CDS encoding alpha/beta hydrolase family protein, translating into MSLSLEYSSYQFNGNDELCLRAGAVHSKTILIIPPLFDEMNRMRRMLVDVMRLLDERAIGSILPDLPGTNESVFPQDQTSLAIWRNALNACSKTLAEPYKIASFRGGCLVDDFTDNVAKWRLSPVKGLTLLRTMMRTRIASDKEAGMATTMAQLTTEAAESQVNLAGNTIGTALFSDLENALPPSSSAVRTAQLENDTKAADIRLSGSALWLRAEPGDDLLLSGAIATDLTSWMSA
- a CDS encoding XrtA system polysaccharide chain length determinant — encoded protein: MNGLYDEIRIALHSVWNRRWLALAVAWGICLLGWLVVALIPNSYESKARVFVEMQSILSDKVGIESRDRKRNMDRVQETLASTINLEKVVRGTDLNLSVASDRELAGKVEMLRKNIEIKSEKDNLFEITATASAGNLSDAENAILSREIVQKMIDIFVEENLSGDRDETTQTLKFLDAQLSTREKALQEAEQKRVQFETENLGLLPGVGSVSQRIEASRAELRQIESQLASAASSLAALNGQLSGTPPTIATPGFGGASSGGGARGQLAQVQGRLASARARGWTDSHPDIVAMKSEIAALRSQIASQPKGSGSSGYRTPNPAYSSLQSMRAERQASVAALQARKNAIQADLTQLASKQSLEPGIAAEMARINRDYDVLKNQYDKLLQDREQIKLRGQVESETDSVKFKVIDPPSSPRSPAAPNRPLLLAMVLFVGLGGGVGAAFAMGQLQTSYPTSARLEKASGLPVIGSVSQIVTSSQRAIRQKKMRLFYSASGALVGVFALLMVVEFIQRGMVA